One Acropora palmata chromosome 2, jaAcrPala1.3, whole genome shotgun sequence genomic window carries:
- the LOC141874723 gene encoding uncharacterized protein LOC141874723 isoform X2 codes for MADPFTGGQTSRASNALQKRQESLKRWTTSETAKESADRSRKKTKIKFSLGTVFLSAVTSGDVEEVKKLLAKGADINHQNVDGLTALHQACIDENYDLVNFLVDHGARLDIRDNEGWSALHAAASCGSVEIAQCLLDHGADVSAVNNEGELPLDLAEEEDMEDLLTDEIERLGIDVDQARGLEERVMLEDAQSWTNSKTINEIKDKSGATALHVAASKGYVQVIGLLVQLGVDINAKDVDGWTPLHAAVHWGQNDACELLAEHGANFSARNKMGSTPIDLAEPDMGRMLEELKKRQNDKPKINASTTPVIKSNMESGPGPLKRRSSITRIKDQNLFLRDINQERKQMEANSKLSRPPSFHESPKEENEKEKIDCRSTDDSGTESDTEGSSEEESEEESDQEEETEGTTSTVKPVAPRPEVKSNSISPKPEEESESEDESGSESEETSSDEEDQGEEPSVKPDLRNSATISTKPAQNTSSSVPNQRMGGTSRLVKSPSIDNDKKPAGPSSLSKTERFRPSWSVGKEERKEESTSPSWSYPTRTTAATTSNATSTTTTNSMGRANTTPSDDSQLRRTRLRRPATSNDRLDNGEEDKKSNDVSYSTAGGDNQRKGLWSQRSRDPTRRNWIADTGDDKNEADGSNRKPPSSNKDNEEPEVPSWKRRQEERREREKLQERGRKKQEKESESESERRTEREKEKEKVKEEKEVDDSSQSAEARARRKRMLIEKRRTGSDEVEDAKKNDTEEKTTRFSWRRSPETRTEDAKSSFQSTTDRTRTVRPDSKGSFGSTKANAVTETDPQKMKERLQEVQLELQEYKIKYEKALQAKEELERKYSNVEEDLKQLSDLKADNQRLKDENGALIRVISKLSRPPT; via the exons ATGGCGGACCCTTTTACGGGTGGCCAAACATCTAGAGCAAGCAATGCTTTACAGAAGCGCCAGGAATCCCTGAAACGATGGACAACGAGCGAGACAGCTAAAGAATCTGCGGATAGGTCtagaaagaagacaaaaattaaattctctCTCGGAACTGTATTCCTTTCAGCGGTAACGAGCGGTGACGTGGAGGAGGTGAAGAAACTTCTGGCCAAAGGCGCTGATATAAATCACCAAAATGTCGATGGACTAACCGCGTTACATCAG GCCTGCATTGACGAAAATTATGACCTGGTTAACTTTCTGGTCGACCATGGAGCCCGTTTAGACATTCGAGATAATGAAGGTTGGTCGGCACTTCATGCTGCAGCGAGTTGCGGCAGCGTCGAAATAGCACA ATGTCTACTTGACCATGGGGCAGATGTTTCAGCAGTTAATAATGAAGGGGAATTACCCCTGGATCTTGCAGAGGAAGAAGACATGGAAGATCTTTTAACAGATGAAATTGAAAGATTAG GAATTGATGTAGACCAAGCTAGAGGTTTAGAAGAAAGGGTCATGTTAGAAGATGCTCAAAGTTGGACAAAtagcaaaacaataaatgaaattaaagatAAATCAG GTGCAACTGCATTGCATGTTGCAGCCTCCAAAGGTTATGTACAAGTAATAGG TCTGCTAGTTCAACTTGGAGTTGATATCAATGCAAAAGATGTAGATGGTTGGACACCATTACATGCCGCAGTCCACTGGGGACAGAATGATGCATGTGAATTACTTGCTGAGCATGGAGCTAACTTTAGtgcaagaaataaaatg ggTTCAACACCTATTGACCTAGCTGAACCAGACATGGGGAGAATGCTTGAAGAACTgaagaaaaggcaaaatgaTAAACCAAAGATTAATGCA TCAACAACACCTGTTATAAAAAGCAATATGGAGTCAGGACCAGGGCCTCTAAAACGACG GAGCTCCATAACAAGAATAAAGGACCAAAACCTTTTTCTCAGGGACATCAACCAGGAGAGAAAGCAGATGGAAGCGAATAGCAAGCTGTCCAGACCGCCTTCCTTCCACGAATCACCAAAAGAGGAGaacgaaaaggagaaaatagaCTGCCGCAGCACAGACGACAGTGGGACAGAATCGGACACCGAGGGGAGTTCTGAAGAGGAAAGCGAAGAAGAGTCAGATCAAGAAGAGGAGACAGAAGGAACTACATCGACAGTCAAACCGGTTGCCCCAAGGCCTGAGGTTAAGAGTAATTCTATATCCCCTAAACCCGAGGAGGAATCTGAGTCGGAGGATGAAAGTGGAAGCGAATCTGAAGAGACCTCCTCCGACGAGGAAGACCAGGGTGAAGAACCATCTGTCAAACCGGATTTGCGAAATAGCGCAACGATTTCGACAAAGCCTGCGCAAAACACATCATCGAGCGTGCCAAATCAAAGGATGGGAGGCACGTCAAGGCTTGTCAAGTCTCCTAGTATAGACAATGATAAAAAGCCCGCTGGCCCTTCATCTTTATCAAAAACTGAACGTTTTAGACCTTCTTGGAGTGTCGGCAAGGAAGAAAGGAAGGAAGAGTCAACGTCGCCGTCTTGGAGCTACCCAACGCGAACAACCGCAGCGACAACCAGCAACGCAACAAGCACAACGACAACTAACAGCATGGGAAGGGCAAACACCACGCCGAGCGACGACTCGCAGTTGAGAAGAACAAGACTGAGGAGACCGGCTACTTCTAACGACAGACTAGATAATGGGGAGGAGGATAAGAAAAGCAACGATGTCAGCTATAGCACGGCTGGTGGAGACAACCAGCGAAAG GGACTTTGGAGTCAAAGGTCGAGAGACCCGACTCGACGGAACTGGATAGCTGATACAGGAGACGACAAGAACGAGGCAGACGGTAGCAACAGGAAACCGCCTTCAAGTAACAAGGACAACGAGGAACCTGAGGTACCATCTTGGAAAAGACGGCAAGAGGAACGAAGAGAGAGGGAGAAACTGCAAGAGCGGGGAAGGAAAAAACAGGAGAAAGAAAGTGAAAGTGAAAGTGAAAGACGAACCGAGagggaaaaagagaaagaaaaggtaaaagaagagaaagaagtgGATGATTCATCTCAGTCTGCTGAAGCGCGTGCACGCAGGAAAAGGATGCTAATAGAGAAACGCCGCACTGGG AGCGACGAAGTCGAAGATGCGAAGAAGAATGACACCGAGGAGAAAACTACACGTTTTAGCTGGAGACGATCGCCAGAAACGAGAACAGAGGATGCAAAG TCCTCGTTTCAGAGCACCACGGACAGAACAAGAACTGTCAG GCCCGATTCTAAAGGATCATTTGGTTCAACAAAG gcTAATGCAGTCACCGAAACTGATCCACAAAAGATGAAGGAAAGACTACAGGAAGTCCAGCTAGAACTTCAAGAGTACAAGATTAAGTATGAAAAAGCTTTACAA GCGAAGGAAGAGCTTGAACGCAAATACTCGAACGTAGAAGAAGATCTTAAG
- the LOC141874723 gene encoding uncharacterized protein LOC141874723 isoform X3 — MADPFTGGQTSRASNALQKRQESLKRWTTSETAKESADRSRKKTKIKFSLGTVFLSAVTSGDVEEVKKLLAKGADINHQNVDGLTALHQACIDENYDLVNFLVDHGARLDIRDNEGWSALHAAASCGSVEIAQCLLDHGADVSAVNNEGELPLDLAEEEDMEDLLTDEIERLGIDVDQARGLEERVMLEDAQSWTNSKTINEIKDKSGATALHVAASKGYVQVIGLLVQLGVDINAKDVDGWTPLHAAVHWGQNDACELLAEHGANFSARNKMGSTPIDLAEPDMGRMLEELKKRQNDKPKINASTTPVIKSNMESGPGPLKRRDINQERKQMEANSKLSRPPSFHESPKEENEKEKIDCRSTDDSGTESDTEGSSEEESEEESDQEEETEGTTSTVKPVAPRPEVKSNSISPKPEEESESEDESGSESEETSSDEEDQGEEPSVKPDLRNSATISTKPAQNTSSSVPNQRMGGTSRLVKSPSIDNDKKPAGPSSLSKTERFRPSWSVGKEERKEESTSPSWSYPTRTTAATTSNATSTTTTNSMGRANTTPSDDSQLRRTRLRRPATSNDRLDNGEEDKKSNDVSYSTAGGDNQRKGLWSQRSRDPTRRNWIADTGDDKNEADGSNRKPPSSNKDNEEPEVPSWKRRQEERREREKLQERGRKKQEKESESESERRTEREKEKEKVKEEKEVDDSSQSAEARARRKRMLIEKRRTGSDEVEDAKKNDTEEKTTRFSWRRSPETRTEDAKSSFQSTTDRTRTVRPDSKGSFGSTKANAVTETDPQKMKERLQEVQLELQEYKIKYEKALQAKEELERKYSNVEEDLKQLSDLKADNQRLKDENGALIRVISKLSRPPT, encoded by the exons ATGGCGGACCCTTTTACGGGTGGCCAAACATCTAGAGCAAGCAATGCTTTACAGAAGCGCCAGGAATCCCTGAAACGATGGACAACGAGCGAGACAGCTAAAGAATCTGCGGATAGGTCtagaaagaagacaaaaattaaattctctCTCGGAACTGTATTCCTTTCAGCGGTAACGAGCGGTGACGTGGAGGAGGTGAAGAAACTTCTGGCCAAAGGCGCTGATATAAATCACCAAAATGTCGATGGACTAACCGCGTTACATCAG GCCTGCATTGACGAAAATTATGACCTGGTTAACTTTCTGGTCGACCATGGAGCCCGTTTAGACATTCGAGATAATGAAGGTTGGTCGGCACTTCATGCTGCAGCGAGTTGCGGCAGCGTCGAAATAGCACA ATGTCTACTTGACCATGGGGCAGATGTTTCAGCAGTTAATAATGAAGGGGAATTACCCCTGGATCTTGCAGAGGAAGAAGACATGGAAGATCTTTTAACAGATGAAATTGAAAGATTAG GAATTGATGTAGACCAAGCTAGAGGTTTAGAAGAAAGGGTCATGTTAGAAGATGCTCAAAGTTGGACAAAtagcaaaacaataaatgaaattaaagatAAATCAG GTGCAACTGCATTGCATGTTGCAGCCTCCAAAGGTTATGTACAAGTAATAGG TCTGCTAGTTCAACTTGGAGTTGATATCAATGCAAAAGATGTAGATGGTTGGACACCATTACATGCCGCAGTCCACTGGGGACAGAATGATGCATGTGAATTACTTGCTGAGCATGGAGCTAACTTTAGtgcaagaaataaaatg ggTTCAACACCTATTGACCTAGCTGAACCAGACATGGGGAGAATGCTTGAAGAACTgaagaaaaggcaaaatgaTAAACCAAAGATTAATGCA TCAACAACACCTGTTATAAAAAGCAATATGGAGTCAGGACCAGGGCCTCTAAAACGACG GGACATCAACCAGGAGAGAAAGCAGATGGAAGCGAATAGCAAGCTGTCCAGACCGCCTTCCTTCCACGAATCACCAAAAGAGGAGaacgaaaaggagaaaatagaCTGCCGCAGCACAGACGACAGTGGGACAGAATCGGACACCGAGGGGAGTTCTGAAGAGGAAAGCGAAGAAGAGTCAGATCAAGAAGAGGAGACAGAAGGAACTACATCGACAGTCAAACCGGTTGCCCCAAGGCCTGAGGTTAAGAGTAATTCTATATCCCCTAAACCCGAGGAGGAATCTGAGTCGGAGGATGAAAGTGGAAGCGAATCTGAAGAGACCTCCTCCGACGAGGAAGACCAGGGTGAAGAACCATCTGTCAAACCGGATTTGCGAAATAGCGCAACGATTTCGACAAAGCCTGCGCAAAACACATCATCGAGCGTGCCAAATCAAAGGATGGGAGGCACGTCAAGGCTTGTCAAGTCTCCTAGTATAGACAATGATAAAAAGCCCGCTGGCCCTTCATCTTTATCAAAAACTGAACGTTTTAGACCTTCTTGGAGTGTCGGCAAGGAAGAAAGGAAGGAAGAGTCAACGTCGCCGTCTTGGAGCTACCCAACGCGAACAACCGCAGCGACAACCAGCAACGCAACAAGCACAACGACAACTAACAGCATGGGAAGGGCAAACACCACGCCGAGCGACGACTCGCAGTTGAGAAGAACAAGACTGAGGAGACCGGCTACTTCTAACGACAGACTAGATAATGGGGAGGAGGATAAGAAAAGCAACGATGTCAGCTATAGCACGGCTGGTGGAGACAACCAGCGAAAG GGACTTTGGAGTCAAAGGTCGAGAGACCCGACTCGACGGAACTGGATAGCTGATACAGGAGACGACAAGAACGAGGCAGACGGTAGCAACAGGAAACCGCCTTCAAGTAACAAGGACAACGAGGAACCTGAGGTACCATCTTGGAAAAGACGGCAAGAGGAACGAAGAGAGAGGGAGAAACTGCAAGAGCGGGGAAGGAAAAAACAGGAGAAAGAAAGTGAAAGTGAAAGTGAAAGACGAACCGAGagggaaaaagagaaagaaaaggtaaaagaagagaaagaagtgGATGATTCATCTCAGTCTGCTGAAGCGCGTGCACGCAGGAAAAGGATGCTAATAGAGAAACGCCGCACTGGG AGCGACGAAGTCGAAGATGCGAAGAAGAATGACACCGAGGAGAAAACTACACGTTTTAGCTGGAGACGATCGCCAGAAACGAGAACAGAGGATGCAAAG TCCTCGTTTCAGAGCACCACGGACAGAACAAGAACTGTCAG GCCCGATTCTAAAGGATCATTTGGTTCAACAAAG gcTAATGCAGTCACCGAAACTGATCCACAAAAGATGAAGGAAAGACTACAGGAAGTCCAGCTAGAACTTCAAGAGTACAAGATTAAGTATGAAAAAGCTTTACAA GCGAAGGAAGAGCTTGAACGCAAATACTCGAACGTAGAAGAAGATCTTAAG
- the LOC141874723 gene encoding uncharacterized protein LOC141874723 isoform X1, with the protein MADPFTGGQTSRASNALQKRQESLKRWTTSETAKESADRSRKKTKIKFSLGTVFLSAVTSGDVEEVKKLLAKGADINHQNVDGLTALHQACIDENYDLVNFLVDHGARLDIRDNEGWSALHAAASCGSVEIAQCLLDHGADVSAVNNEGELPLDLAEEEDMEDLLTDEIERLGIDVDQARGLEERVMLEDAQSWTNSKTINEIKDKSGATALHVAASKGYVQVIGLLVQLGVDINAKDVDGWTPLHAAVHWGQNDACELLAEHGANFSARNKMGSTPIDLAEPDMGRMLEELKKRQNDKPKINASTTPVIKSNMESGPGPLKRRPSETSRAKRLRSLRPANNAGLLDINQERKQMEANSKLSRPPSFHESPKEENEKEKIDCRSTDDSGTESDTEGSSEEESEEESDQEEETEGTTSTVKPVAPRPEVKSNSISPKPEEESESEDESGSESEETSSDEEDQGEEPSVKPDLRNSATISTKPAQNTSSSVPNQRMGGTSRLVKSPSIDNDKKPAGPSSLSKTERFRPSWSVGKEERKEESTSPSWSYPTRTTAATTSNATSTTTTNSMGRANTTPSDDSQLRRTRLRRPATSNDRLDNGEEDKKSNDVSYSTAGGDNQRKGLWSQRSRDPTRRNWIADTGDDKNEADGSNRKPPSSNKDNEEPEVPSWKRRQEERREREKLQERGRKKQEKESESESERRTEREKEKEKVKEEKEVDDSSQSAEARARRKRMLIEKRRTGSDEVEDAKKNDTEEKTTRFSWRRSPETRTEDAKSSFQSTTDRTRTVRPDSKGSFGSTKANAVTETDPQKMKERLQEVQLELQEYKIKYEKALQAKEELERKYSNVEEDLKQLSDLKADNQRLKDENGALIRVISKLSRPPT; encoded by the exons ATGGCGGACCCTTTTACGGGTGGCCAAACATCTAGAGCAAGCAATGCTTTACAGAAGCGCCAGGAATCCCTGAAACGATGGACAACGAGCGAGACAGCTAAAGAATCTGCGGATAGGTCtagaaagaagacaaaaattaaattctctCTCGGAACTGTATTCCTTTCAGCGGTAACGAGCGGTGACGTGGAGGAGGTGAAGAAACTTCTGGCCAAAGGCGCTGATATAAATCACCAAAATGTCGATGGACTAACCGCGTTACATCAG GCCTGCATTGACGAAAATTATGACCTGGTTAACTTTCTGGTCGACCATGGAGCCCGTTTAGACATTCGAGATAATGAAGGTTGGTCGGCACTTCATGCTGCAGCGAGTTGCGGCAGCGTCGAAATAGCACA ATGTCTACTTGACCATGGGGCAGATGTTTCAGCAGTTAATAATGAAGGGGAATTACCCCTGGATCTTGCAGAGGAAGAAGACATGGAAGATCTTTTAACAGATGAAATTGAAAGATTAG GAATTGATGTAGACCAAGCTAGAGGTTTAGAAGAAAGGGTCATGTTAGAAGATGCTCAAAGTTGGACAAAtagcaaaacaataaatgaaattaaagatAAATCAG GTGCAACTGCATTGCATGTTGCAGCCTCCAAAGGTTATGTACAAGTAATAGG TCTGCTAGTTCAACTTGGAGTTGATATCAATGCAAAAGATGTAGATGGTTGGACACCATTACATGCCGCAGTCCACTGGGGACAGAATGATGCATGTGAATTACTTGCTGAGCATGGAGCTAACTTTAGtgcaagaaataaaatg ggTTCAACACCTATTGACCTAGCTGAACCAGACATGGGGAGAATGCTTGAAGAACTgaagaaaaggcaaaatgaTAAACCAAAGATTAATGCA TCAACAACACCTGTTATAAAAAGCAATATGGAGTCAGGACCAGGGCCTCTAAAACGACG tcctTCGGAGACCTCCCGCGCTAAAAGGCTGCGTAGTCTGCGCCCGGCTAACAACGCGGGACTTCT GGACATCAACCAGGAGAGAAAGCAGATGGAAGCGAATAGCAAGCTGTCCAGACCGCCTTCCTTCCACGAATCACCAAAAGAGGAGaacgaaaaggagaaaatagaCTGCCGCAGCACAGACGACAGTGGGACAGAATCGGACACCGAGGGGAGTTCTGAAGAGGAAAGCGAAGAAGAGTCAGATCAAGAAGAGGAGACAGAAGGAACTACATCGACAGTCAAACCGGTTGCCCCAAGGCCTGAGGTTAAGAGTAATTCTATATCCCCTAAACCCGAGGAGGAATCTGAGTCGGAGGATGAAAGTGGAAGCGAATCTGAAGAGACCTCCTCCGACGAGGAAGACCAGGGTGAAGAACCATCTGTCAAACCGGATTTGCGAAATAGCGCAACGATTTCGACAAAGCCTGCGCAAAACACATCATCGAGCGTGCCAAATCAAAGGATGGGAGGCACGTCAAGGCTTGTCAAGTCTCCTAGTATAGACAATGATAAAAAGCCCGCTGGCCCTTCATCTTTATCAAAAACTGAACGTTTTAGACCTTCTTGGAGTGTCGGCAAGGAAGAAAGGAAGGAAGAGTCAACGTCGCCGTCTTGGAGCTACCCAACGCGAACAACCGCAGCGACAACCAGCAACGCAACAAGCACAACGACAACTAACAGCATGGGAAGGGCAAACACCACGCCGAGCGACGACTCGCAGTTGAGAAGAACAAGACTGAGGAGACCGGCTACTTCTAACGACAGACTAGATAATGGGGAGGAGGATAAGAAAAGCAACGATGTCAGCTATAGCACGGCTGGTGGAGACAACCAGCGAAAG GGACTTTGGAGTCAAAGGTCGAGAGACCCGACTCGACGGAACTGGATAGCTGATACAGGAGACGACAAGAACGAGGCAGACGGTAGCAACAGGAAACCGCCTTCAAGTAACAAGGACAACGAGGAACCTGAGGTACCATCTTGGAAAAGACGGCAAGAGGAACGAAGAGAGAGGGAGAAACTGCAAGAGCGGGGAAGGAAAAAACAGGAGAAAGAAAGTGAAAGTGAAAGTGAAAGACGAACCGAGagggaaaaagagaaagaaaaggtaaaagaagagaaagaagtgGATGATTCATCTCAGTCTGCTGAAGCGCGTGCACGCAGGAAAAGGATGCTAATAGAGAAACGCCGCACTGGG AGCGACGAAGTCGAAGATGCGAAGAAGAATGACACCGAGGAGAAAACTACACGTTTTAGCTGGAGACGATCGCCAGAAACGAGAACAGAGGATGCAAAG TCCTCGTTTCAGAGCACCACGGACAGAACAAGAACTGTCAG GCCCGATTCTAAAGGATCATTTGGTTCAACAAAG gcTAATGCAGTCACCGAAACTGATCCACAAAAGATGAAGGAAAGACTACAGGAAGTCCAGCTAGAACTTCAAGAGTACAAGATTAAGTATGAAAAAGCTTTACAA GCGAAGGAAGAGCTTGAACGCAAATACTCGAACGTAGAAGAAGATCTTAAG